In Lactobacillus intestinalis, one DNA window encodes the following:
- a CDS encoding YcaO-like family protein, translating into MLVFQNDLNYNLYRQKLLGGNVSGIWKNNVYFLGASSYPIPKYHYLTAQFNNFEKNIFHDHMSVNYHLSGYGTEYNEALASFLGESSERYSFTLLYKNIKNQIIHATYNDLKKKFPNDLILDLSLINVYFKKKDITHYIEPNDLISWVPMYSLLNSKLKVYVPLQMVVLFDKKIFNKEKRFLNSAVSTGTASQETFKKSIQNAIIEILQIDSYNLWWYGGFTGTKLDVNIKELLQKWFNNESVNNFIKKFDVKFTDISFDKPIPIVVCEISAKDSNLPKYVVGVQGGLNLNKCLYRGFLEALTVLEYCFTTIWNNTEKFKNIKKDISKLSIDNLDDNVIYYAKYGIQNLKRERKCCLEKHKKVNSFNELIKSISKFSKFACYLNITPVEFYNKNFVVSRVLIPELLSLPLPSFPPYYHPRYANIGGILNYVPHPMA; encoded by the coding sequence ATGTTAGTATTTCAAAATGATCTTAATTATAATTTATATCGACAAAAACTACTAGGTGGTAATGTATCGGGTATTTGGAAGAATAATGTTTATTTTTTAGGGGCCAGTTCGTATCCAATCCCCAAGTACCATTATTTAACTGCACAGTTTAATAATTTTGAGAAAAATATCTTTCATGACCATATGTCAGTGAACTACCATTTAAGTGGCTATGGAACGGAATATAATGAAGCATTAGCCTCCTTCTTAGGTGAAAGTTCAGAAAGATATTCGTTTACATTATTATATAAGAATATTAAAAATCAAATTATACATGCTACCTATAATGATTTAAAGAAAAAATTCCCTAACGATCTTATTCTAGATCTTTCGTTAATAAATGTTTATTTTAAGAAAAAAGATATTACTCATTATATAGAACCTAATGATTTAATATCTTGGGTCCCAATGTATTCTTTATTGAATAGTAAATTAAAAGTATACGTGCCTTTACAAATGGTGGTGCTTTTTGATAAAAAAATATTTAATAAAGAAAAAAGATTTTTAAATAGTGCGGTTTCTACTGGAACAGCCTCACAAGAGACATTTAAAAAAAGCATACAAAATGCAATTATAGAAATTTTACAAATAGATTCTTACAATTTATGGTGGTATGGAGGATTCACTGGAACAAAATTAGATGTAAACATTAAAGAGCTGCTTCAAAAATGGTTTAACAATGAATCAGTTAATAATTTTATAAAAAAGTTTGATGTTAAATTTACTGATATTTCTTTTGATAAACCTATTCCTATTGTAGTCTGTGAAATTTCTGCAAAAGATTCTAATTTGCCCAAATATGTAGTTGGGGTACAAGGTGGTCTAAACTTAAATAAGTGTTTGTATAGAGGATTTTTAGAAGCACTAACAGTTTTAGAATACTGTTTCACTACCATTTGGAATAATACAGAAAAATTTAAAAATATAAAAAAAGATATATCTAAGCTATCTATAGATAACTTAGATGATAATGTTATTTACTACGCTAAGTATGGTATTCAAAATTTAAAGAGAGAAAGAAAATGTTGCTTAGAAAAACATAAGAAAGTTAACTCATTTAATGAGTTAATAAAAAGTATCAGTAAATTCAGTAAATTTGCTTGTTACTTAAACATTACCCCAGTAGAATTTTATAATAAGAATTTTGTTGTTTCTCGAGTATTAATTCCAGAATTATTATCCCTTCCTTTACCGTCCTTTCCACCATATTATCATCCTCGATATGCTAATATAGGAGGAATATTAAACTATGTACCGCATCCAATGGCTTAG
- a CDS encoding CPBP family intramembrane glutamic endopeptidase — translation MRKVNFLRFTSDFFKYAICLGICDISTLLIIAHRYFVILNSILYVLVPFCCYFIEKSSLTHNVHLSIFNSKKAIIAILFYPLLEELNFRYNLFFICNVIGLQAWQFCLLSILTFVFSHIIYQGIVSLNKIIFATLITLIFLFTQNLFLVIGIHCLFNSLVFLDRSNQHQIYNL, via the coding sequence ATGAGAAAAGTAAATTTCTTACGTTTTACTTCGGACTTTTTTAAGTACGCTATATGTCTTGGAATATGTGACATTTCTACTCTTTTAATTATTGCACATCGCTATTTTGTAATACTGAATAGCATATTGTATGTATTAGTTCCGTTTTGTTGCTATTTTATAGAAAAATCATCGTTAACTCACAATGTTCATCTATCTATATTTAATAGTAAAAAAGCCATTATCGCAATTCTTTTCTACCCATTGTTAGAAGAATTAAATTTTAGATATAATTTATTTTTTATTTGTAATGTTATTGGATTACAAGCATGGCAATTTTGTCTATTATCAATACTTACATTTGTTTTTTCTCATATAATTTATCAAGGAATTGTATCTTTAAATAAAATTATTTTTGCTACTCTCATTACCTTAATATTCTTGTTTACTCAAAATTTATTTTTAGTAATCGGCATTCACTGTTTATTTAATTCACTTGTGTTTTTAGATAGAAGTAATCAACATCAAATATATAACTTATAA